Proteins encoded in a region of the Vitis riparia cultivar Riparia Gloire de Montpellier isolate 1030 chromosome 7, EGFV_Vit.rip_1.0, whole genome shotgun sequence genome:
- the LOC117918421 gene encoding serine/arginine-rich-splicing factor SR34-like → MSSRASRTLYVGNLPGDIREREVEDLFYKYGPIAHIDLKIPPRPPGYAFVEFEESRDAEDAIRGRDGYDFDGHRLRVELAHGGRGHSSSIDRHSHSSGRGGRGGASRRSEYRVLVTGLPSSASWQDLKDHMRRAGDVCFSQVFHDGGGTVGIVDYTNYDDMKFAIRKLDDSEFRNAFSRAYVRVKEYDSSRSFSRSRSRSYSRGKSASRSRSRSRSYSRSRSQSKSPKAKSSRRSRSRSVSSRSHSGSKPRSLSGSRSRSRSPLPTRQKRASKSPKKHSPSKSPSRSRSRSPSKSLSR, encoded by the exons ATGAGTAGTCGTGCGAGTAGAACTCTTTATGTTGGCAATCTCCCTGGTGACATTCGAGAGAGAGAAGTAGAAGACCTGTTTTATAAG TATGGGCCTATAGCTCACATTGATCTGAAAATCCCCCCTAGACCCCCTGGCTATGCATTTGTTGAG TTTGAAGAGTCTCGTGATGCTGAAGATGCCATTCGAGGTCGTGATGGTTATGATTTTGATGGGCACCGATTGCGG GTGGAACTGGCACATGGTGGGCGTGGACATTCATCATCAATAGATCGGCATAGTCATAGCAGTGGTCGAGGTGGCCGGGGTGGAGCATCCAGGCGCTCTGAATACCGTG TGTTAGTCACTGGATTACCCTCTTCTGCTTCATGGCAAGACTTAAAG GATCACATGCGCCGTGCAGGGGATGTTTGTTTCTCTCAAGTTTTTCATGATGGTGGTG GTACAGTGGGGATTGTGGATTACACAAACTACGATGACATGAAATTTGCA ATCAGGAAACTTGATGATTCTGAGTTTCGAAATGCATTTAGTCGGGCATATGTTCGA GTGAAGGAATATGATTCGAGCCGGAGCTTTTCTAGGAGTCGCAGTCGATCCTACTCAAGGGGCAAGAGCGCTAGTCGCAGCCGCAGCCGCAGCCGAAGCTATAGTCGCAGCAGGAGCCAGAG CAAGTCTCCAAAGGCCAAATCCTCCCGTCGATCACGTTCTAGGTCTGTTTCTTCACGTTCTCACTCTGGGTCAAAGCCACGCTCTTTGTCAGG ATCTCGATCAAGATCCAGATCTCCATTACCCACT CGTCAGAAACGAGCTAGCAAAAGCCCAAAGAAGCATAGTCCCAGCAAGAGCCCGAGCAGAAGCCGCAGCAGAAGCCCAAGCAAAAGCCTTTCCCG GTGA
- the LOC117918420 gene encoding phytochrome A-associated F-box protein, with product MTMGNETVFSKLSDDVVLSILFKLEDDPRYWARLACVCTKFSSLIRNVCWKTKCSQTIPSIVADLFSGPGDSSPPGGWAALHKLSVCCPGLLHSGVLLENSDFGLDRELGPDEDYRKAGSFQITVGDATTPAVASSSHHDGNSEVSDSCSWSLFDDLYFDTWYNVSETMDETQIGVEVENGAVKVGGDLPVSKTAKSCRPLRSHLASGVWNLSREQGNKLLASRFRGDCLYICDWPGCVHVEEKRNYMLFRGVFKNFKRSRVWRTINDGNRSKVDLNCAFCPCKETWDLYSAFCLRRGFGYHDDGEPVVRAYVCENGHVSGAWTEYPLYT from the coding sequence ATGACTATGGGCAATGAGACTGTGTTCTCAAAACTATCCGACGACGTGGTTCTTAGCATATTGTTCAAGCTCGAAGACGACCCTCGATACTGGGCACGCCTCGCATGCGTCTGCACCAAATTCTCCTCTCTAATCCGCAATGTTTGTTGGAAAACCAAATGCTCCCAAACCATCCCTTCCATTGTCGCCGATCTCTTCTCCGGCCCCGGCGACTCTTCCCCGCCTGGAGGTTGGGCGGCGCTGCACAAGCTCTCTGTTTGTTGCCCGGGACTCCTCCACTCTGGCGTCCTCTTGGAGAATTCCGATTTTGGTCTGGATCGCGAGCTCGGGCCCGATGAGGATTATCGGAAAGCGGGTTCGTTTCAGATCACTGTTGGAGATGCGACAACCCCAGCTGTGGCGTCTTCGAGCCACCATGATGGTAATTCAGAAGTTTCTGATTCATGTTCTTGGTCTTTGTTTGACGATCTTTACTTTGATACTTGGTACAATGTATCTGAAACCATGGATGAGACTCAAATTGGTGTGGAGGTTGAGAACGGTGCGGTGAAAGTGGGTGGAGATTTGCCTGTTTCTAAGACAGCGAAGAGCTGCAGACCTCTGAGGTCACATTTGGCTTCTGGGGTGTGGAATTTGAGTCGTGAACAGGGCAATAAGCTTCTTGCGAGTCGCTTTCGGGGGGATTGTTTGTACATTTGTGACTGGCCTGGGTGCGTTCACGTGGAAGAGAAGCGAAACTATATGCTCTTTAGAGGGGTTTTTAAGAATTTCAAGCGGTCTAGAGTTTGGAGGACCATAAATGATGGGAATCGGAGCAAGGTTGATCTGAATTGTGCTTTTTGTCCATGTAAGGAGACTTGGGATCTGTATTCTGCCTTCTGTTTGAGGCGAGGTTTTGGGTACCATGATGATGGGGAGCCAGTTGTTCGAGCTTATGTTTGTGAGAATGGGCATGTCTCTGGGGCATGGACTGAGTACCCATTGTACACTTAG